One window of the Prochlorococcus marinus XMU1411 genome contains the following:
- the pgl gene encoding 6-phosphogluconolactonase: MDEMIEKVKNGYTLNIYKDKLELSTAVFKFIESHIIHTLKKKDSFKFCVSGGSTPKSVYKLLSKSDLRWDMVDVFLGDERCVDPNSELSNSLMLKNSLLTNFGSKAFFYEIFNDLNADDEATKNQFISKLFEKCGSNPPTFDLTLLGLGDDGHTASLFPYQKNNNVDDFVIFNEGKGLKRISLTPKVLSASSKIVFLVSGASKRIALERLLDEKEPPDRTPSKLIKSINQISIFCDQESAKELEI; the protein is encoded by the coding sequence ATGGATGAAATGATTGAAAAGGTTAAAAATGGATATACACTAAACATTTACAAAGACAAGTTAGAGCTATCTACAGCGGTTTTTAAGTTTATTGAAAGTCACATTATTCATACTTTAAAAAAGAAAGACAGTTTCAAATTTTGTGTAAGTGGAGGTTCAACTCCTAAATCTGTCTATAAGCTTTTATCAAAAAGTGATCTTAGATGGGATATGGTTGATGTCTTTTTAGGGGATGAAAGATGTGTTGATCCAAATTCAGAATTGAGTAACTCGTTAATGTTGAAGAATTCATTGTTAACTAATTTTGGATCTAAAGCTTTTTTTTATGAAATTTTCAATGATTTAAATGCTGATGATGAAGCTACAAAAAATCAATTTATTTCTAAATTATTTGAAAAATGCGGGTCAAACCCTCCAACTTTTGATTTAACATTATTAGGTCTTGGAGACGATGGCCATACAGCCTCACTATTCCCTTATCAAAAAAATAATAATGTAGATGATTTTGTTATTTTTAATGAAGGTAAAGGTTTAAAAAGAATTTCATTAACTCCAAAGGTTCTTTCAGCTTCTTCAAAGATAGTATTTTTAGTAAGTGGAGCTTCTAAAAGAATTGCTCTTGAGAGGTTATTAGATGAAAAAGAGCCACCAGATAGAACACCATCAAAATTAATAAAATCTATTAATCAAATTTCAATATTTTGTGATCAGGAATCAGCAAAAGAATTAGAAATTTAG
- a CDS encoding CIA30 family protein, with amino-acid sequence MSKKKFLFQKKEFDGWKTLNDTVMGGSSSAFCEISNSGLILKGNIVEKAGGFVSCRSSIYKPSLNVSEYSSFELNIDGQGRTFKFAVACEDDLLGLTEFIPGGLRWIKSFPTKKFGTTNVQIPFSDLKPSVRANKVRFPFKFKPSKIKRLQLLHSKFGDDGLLNNEFKQGSIKVLIKSISVI; translated from the coding sequence ATGAGTAAGAAAAAATTTTTATTCCAGAAAAAGGAATTCGATGGTTGGAAAACATTAAATGATACTGTTATGGGCGGATCAAGTTCAGCTTTTTGTGAAATTTCAAATTCGGGTTTGATATTAAAGGGTAATATTGTCGAGAAAGCAGGAGGATTTGTTAGTTGTAGATCGTCTATATATAAACCTTCTTTAAATGTATCTGAGTATTCATCCTTTGAATTAAATATTGATGGACAAGGAAGAACTTTTAAATTTGCTGTCGCTTGTGAAGATGATCTACTAGGACTAACCGAATTTATTCCAGGTGGACTTAGATGGATTAAATCATTCCCAACCAAAAAATTCGGGACAACAAATGTTCAAATTCCTTTTAGTGATTTAAAACCTTCAGTAAGAGCTAATAAAGTACGTTTTCCATTTAAATTCAAGCCATCTAAAATTAAAAGATTGCAACTACTACACTCTAAGTTCGGTGATGATGGATTACTTAATAATGAGTTTAAACAGGGTTCAATAAAAGTTTTAATTAAATCAATAAGTGTTATTTGA
- a CDS encoding coat-like protein, with translation MLFENPPKNIESLIAKSADLTNKPFVHSVVKKNGEYEFEDEDIDLTVNILCRDKEGKRLEIYDLELELFKSNKELVLVISKLNFPDEPILWCGVKTLWMDSNNGKKCNSPKYSARLENLANRIKSFID, from the coding sequence GTGTTATTTGAAAATCCACCTAAAAATATAGAGAGCTTAATCGCTAAATCAGCAGATTTAACAAATAAACCTTTTGTTCATTCTGTAGTAAAAAAAAATGGTGAATACGAATTCGAAGATGAAGATATTGATTTAACAGTAAATATCTTATGTCGAGATAAAGAAGGTAAAAGATTAGAAATTTATGATCTTGAATTAGAACTTTTTAAATCAAATAAAGAGTTGGTTTTGGTAATCTCTAAGCTTAACTTCCCTGATGAACCAATATTATGGTGTGGAGTTAAAACATTATGGATGGATAGCAATAATGGGAAAAAATGCAACTCACCAAAATACAGCGCTAGATTGGAGAATTTAGCAAATAGGATAAAAAGTTTTATTGATTAA
- the ilvD gene encoding dihydroxy-acid dehydratase yields MNKLRSSAITQGVQRSPNRSMLRAVGFNDEDFNKPIIGVANGYSTITPCNMGLNKLALKAEESIKRSGGMPQMFGTITVSDGISMGTEGMKYSLVSREVIADSIETACNAQSMDGVLAIGGCDKNMPGAMIAIARMNIPSIFIYGGTIKPGKLHGEDLTVVSAFEAVGQLTSGKINEERLIQVEKNCIPGAGSCGGMFTANTMSAVIEVLGLSLPHSSTMAAEDFEKELSADKSAEILVSAIEKDIRPLDLMTKKAFENAISVIMAIGGSTNAVLHILAIANTAGIDININDFERIRQKVPVICDLKPSGKYVTVDLHKAGGIPQVMKILLNAGLIHGDCKNIEGKTISEYLQNIPDKPPTNQNVIRDIDDPLYKKGHLAILKGNLASEGSVAKISGVKNPVLTGPAKIFESEEDCLKSILNNDIKAGDVVVIRNEGPVGGPGMREMLAPTSAIVGQGLGEKVALITDGRFSGGTYGLVVGHIAPEAAVGGNIALIKQGDLITVDAVKQLIEVDLSDEELEKRKKDWVKPIQKYKRGILSKYSRIVSTSSLGAVTDL; encoded by the coding sequence ATGAATAAACTCAGATCATCTGCAATAACCCAAGGTGTGCAAAGATCCCCTAACAGATCGATGTTAAGAGCTGTTGGATTTAATGATGAAGATTTTAATAAACCTATTATTGGAGTTGCAAATGGATACAGCACCATAACACCATGCAATATGGGTTTAAATAAGTTAGCTCTAAAAGCTGAAGAGTCAATAAAAAGATCAGGTGGGATGCCTCAGATGTTTGGGACTATAACAGTAAGTGATGGGATTTCTATGGGAACAGAGGGCATGAAATATTCCCTAGTTTCAAGAGAAGTTATTGCTGATTCAATTGAAACAGCATGCAATGCTCAAAGTATGGATGGAGTACTTGCTATAGGTGGATGTGATAAAAATATGCCGGGTGCCATGATTGCGATTGCAAGAATGAATATTCCCTCAATTTTCATTTATGGAGGGACAATAAAGCCTGGGAAATTGCATGGAGAAGATCTTACTGTTGTTAGTGCATTTGAAGCTGTTGGACAATTAACATCAGGCAAAATTAATGAAGAAAGGCTAATCCAAGTTGAGAAAAATTGTATTCCTGGTGCTGGTAGCTGTGGCGGAATGTTTACAGCTAATACAATGTCTGCGGTTATTGAAGTATTAGGGTTAAGTCTTCCTCACAGTTCCACTATGGCTGCTGAAGATTTTGAAAAAGAACTAAGTGCAGATAAAAGTGCTGAGATATTAGTCTCTGCAATAGAAAAAGATATAAGACCTCTAGACCTAATGACAAAGAAAGCATTTGAAAATGCAATATCAGTAATTATGGCAATTGGCGGATCAACAAATGCGGTATTGCACATCTTAGCTATTGCGAATACTGCAGGAATAGATATCAATATTAATGATTTTGAGAGAATCAGACAAAAAGTACCCGTTATTTGTGATCTTAAACCGAGTGGTAAATATGTGACGGTGGATCTTCATAAAGCTGGTGGGATTCCACAAGTAATGAAAATACTTTTGAATGCAGGATTAATTCATGGCGATTGCAAAAACATTGAGGGCAAAACCATCTCAGAATACTTACAGAATATTCCAGATAAGCCTCCAACAAATCAAAATGTCATAAGAGACATAGATGACCCTCTTTATAAAAAAGGGCATCTAGCGATATTAAAAGGTAACTTAGCGAGCGAAGGTTCTGTAGCCAAAATTAGCGGAGTAAAGAACCCTGTATTAACAGGTCCTGCAAAGATTTTTGAAAGTGAAGAGGATTGTTTAAAATCGATATTAAATAACGATATCAAAGCTGGAGATGTTGTTGTTATTAGAAACGAAGGTCCTGTAGGAGGTCCAGGCATGAGAGAAATGTTAGCTCCAACATCTGCGATTGTTGGTCAAGGGCTAGGAGAGAAGGTGGCTTTAATTACAGATGGCAGATTTAGCGGGGGTACATATGGTCTTGTTGTGGGTCACATAGCTCCAGAGGCTGCTGTAGGAGGAAATATTGCTCTAATAAAACAAGGTGATTTAATTACAGTAGATGCTGTAAAACAACTAATTGAAGTTGATTTATCTGACGAAGAATTAGAAAAAAGAAAAAAAGATTGGGTAAAACCTATTCAAAAATACAAAAGAGGAATTCTTTCAAAATATTCTAGAATCGTAAGCACATCAAGTTTAGGGGCTGTTACTGATTTATAA
- a CDS encoding uracil phosphoribosyltransferase: MAMSLKVIVPPHPLIKHWLSILREKNTPNILYSTGYEQLGKWLTYEALRNWLPYKKEIVNTDNGDADGFFINNDYPIKVIAMLPEGLSLWFGSKEVIPNSTLSLGELPKTIESNEGVIFYSEQITTKSATLETLIKLKELGVDSNRILLITAICSNKGLNEIAKLLPKQVIYTSCIDEEDEKTQLLVPGIGNPLSRLSTIFQDKN; this comes from the coding sequence ATGGCAATGTCACTAAAGGTTATTGTTCCTCCTCATCCATTAATAAAACATTGGCTTTCAATATTGCGAGAAAAAAATACTCCAAATATTTTGTACTCAACAGGATATGAGCAATTAGGGAAATGGCTTACGTATGAAGCATTACGTAATTGGCTGCCATATAAAAAAGAAATAGTAAATACTGATAATGGAGACGCAGATGGATTCTTTATTAATAATGATTATCCAATAAAAGTGATCGCAATGCTGCCCGAAGGGTTATCTCTTTGGTTTGGATCTAAAGAAGTAATTCCTAATTCAACCCTCTCATTGGGAGAACTTCCTAAAACTATTGAATCAAATGAAGGAGTTATATTTTATTCAGAACAAATAACAACAAAATCAGCAACATTAGAAACTTTAATTAAATTAAAGGAATTAGGTGTTGATTCAAATAGGATTCTTTTAATAACTGCTATTTGCTCAAATAAAGGGTTAAATGAAATTGCTAAATTACTCCCTAAACAGGTAATTTACACTTCTTGCATAGATGAGGAAGACGAAAAAACGCAATTATTAGTACCGGGTATTGGGAATCCTCTATCGCGTTTAAGTACTATATTCCAAGATAAGAACTAA
- a CDS encoding pentapeptide repeat-containing protein — protein MIKSIVFPSLKNALITLLFVGILFFNSVNSAWAKRPPEIRNQQDLNLEPDMHGQDLSGNEYVKFDLNGFNFSESNLEGAVFNNSKLQNSKFTGANLRDALAYATDFTDADLSDVNFTNALLMESNFEGAKIDGADFTDAVLSRTQQKQLCAIANGTNSSTGESTEYSLGC, from the coding sequence ATGATTAAATCAATTGTTTTCCCCTCACTAAAGAATGCATTAATTACTTTGTTATTCGTTGGGATTTTATTTTTTAATTCAGTAAATTCTGCATGGGCTAAAAGACCTCCTGAGATTAGAAACCAGCAAGACCTTAATTTAGAGCCAGATATGCATGGTCAAGACTTAAGCGGTAACGAATACGTTAAGTTTGATTTGAATGGGTTTAATTTCAGTGAAAGTAATTTAGAAGGGGCGGTTTTCAATAATAGTAAATTGCAAAACTCAAAGTTTACTGGAGCAAATTTAAGAGATGCATTAGCTTATGCAACAGACTTTACAGATGCTGATCTTTCGGATGTTAATTTTACTAATGCTTTATTAATGGAGAGTAATTTTGAAGGCGCAAAAATAGATGGTGCAGATTTTACTGATGCTGTTCTTAGTCGTACACAACAAAAACAATTATGTGCGATTGCTAATGGCACAAATAGTTCTACAGGAGAGAGTACAGAATATAGCTTAGGTTGTTAA
- a CDS encoding GTP-binding protein has protein sequence MKNKIPVIVVSGFLGSGKTTFLRYLLKENNKKFGLIINEFGDVGIDGDLIKSCDKCDESEDDCVIELNNGCLCCTVQDDFVPSIKALLEFNPPIESIIIETSGLALPIPLIQALNWPEIRSSIYLDVVVGIVNGESMLNGSPINDLNKITKQYNETDKIDHNATIDELFEEQLEVSDIVLVSRSDILNDDQFDVVKNKIQGSLNSSTPVLKSKNGKIDLNYLFDFNFKKETYKEFLTEEHDHNHVELVSDSFKLNYFLEKNDFEKEMSKILDELNILRIKGRIWIPNKSLPLQIQIVGKKINTWFEEAPDNCWRPNDNAGLELVIISFDEKSIKNFNRKIKEKFKILSDLKIEI, from the coding sequence ATGAAAAATAAAATTCCAGTTATTGTTGTTTCGGGATTTCTCGGTTCAGGTAAAACAACTTTTCTAAGATATCTATTAAAAGAGAATAATAAAAAATTTGGTTTAATAATTAATGAATTTGGTGATGTTGGAATTGACGGTGATTTGATTAAAAGTTGTGATAAATGTGATGAATCTGAAGACGACTGCGTTATCGAATTAAACAATGGATGTTTATGTTGTACTGTTCAAGATGATTTCGTACCATCAATAAAAGCTCTCCTAGAATTTAATCCTCCTATCGAATCAATAATTATTGAAACAAGTGGCTTGGCACTACCAATTCCCTTAATTCAAGCACTTAACTGGCCTGAGATTAGGTCTTCCATCTATCTTGATGTAGTTGTTGGCATCGTTAATGGAGAATCAATGCTTAATGGTTCACCAATTAATGATTTAAATAAAATAACAAAACAATATAATGAAACAGATAAAATTGATCACAATGCCACTATAGATGAACTTTTTGAGGAGCAACTAGAAGTTTCTGATATCGTTTTAGTTTCAAGATCAGATATCTTAAATGATGATCAATTTGACGTTGTAAAAAATAAAATTCAAGGAAGTCTTAACTCATCTACACCAGTCCTTAAATCTAAGAATGGCAAAATTGATTTAAATTATCTATTTGACTTTAATTTTAAAAAAGAGACTTATAAAGAATTTTTAACGGAAGAACATGACCATAATCATGTTGAGCTTGTATCAGATTCATTTAAATTAAATTATTTCCTTGAAAAAAATGACTTTGAAAAGGAGATGTCAAAAATCTTGGATGAATTAAACATTCTTCGAATAAAAGGACGTATTTGGATACCAAACAAATCATTGCCTTTACAAATACAAATTGTTGGGAAGAAAATTAATACTTGGTTTGAAGAAGCTCCAGATAATTGTTGGAGACCAAATGATAATGCTGGCCTTGAATTAGTAATAATTTCCTTTGATGAAAAATCTATAAAAAATTTCAATAGAAAAATTAAAGAGAAATTTAAGATTTTAAGTGACCTAAAAATAGAAATTTGA
- the purS gene encoding phosphoribosylformylglycinamidine synthase subunit PurS, whose amino-acid sequence MDQFAVKVFVRLRPSVLDPAGEATKSASIKLGAVGIKSLRIGKMIEVKIEGNGENEVREKIDLLCDRLFANTVIEDYEYTLEKL is encoded by the coding sequence TTGGACCAATTTGCTGTAAAAGTTTTTGTAAGACTAAGACCCTCAGTTTTAGATCCAGCAGGGGAAGCTACGAAATCTGCTTCTATAAAACTTGGAGCCGTGGGAATAAAATCATTACGTATAGGAAAAATGATTGAAGTAAAAATAGAAGGTAATGGTGAAAACGAAGTAAGAGAAAAAATTGATTTATTGTGTGATAGGTTATTCGCAAATACTGTTATTGAAGATTATGAGTATACACTAGAAAAATTATAA
- the purQ gene encoding phosphoribosylformylglycinamidine synthase subunit PurQ has product MDNFTVGVVVFPGSNCDRDVSWALEGCLDIRTKYLWHESSDLSDVDAIVLPGGFSYGDYLRCGAIARFSPLINALDDFVKSGKRVLGICNGFQILTESGFLPGALTANKNLNFICDDVELDIVSSKGGWFNDGGEKQTIKLPIAHGEGRYHCDSDTLKKLLDNELIALRYKNNPNGSSFDIAGITNEKGNVLGLMPHPERACDETIGGTDGLFTLKSLILK; this is encoded by the coding sequence ATGGATAATTTTACTGTAGGAGTTGTTGTCTTCCCTGGTTCTAATTGTGATCGTGATGTTTCATGGGCATTGGAAGGTTGTTTAGACATAAGAACAAAATACTTGTGGCATGAGTCTTCAGATTTAAGCGATGTAGATGCAATAGTTTTACCAGGAGGATTTAGCTATGGTGATTATTTAAGATGCGGAGCAATAGCGAGATTCTCTCCATTAATAAATGCTTTGGATGACTTTGTGAAAAGTGGAAAAAGAGTTTTAGGAATTTGTAATGGGTTCCAAATTTTGACAGAATCAGGCTTTTTGCCTGGTGCCCTTACTGCAAATAAAAATCTTAATTTCATCTGTGATGATGTTGAACTTGATATTGTTTCTTCAAAAGGAGGTTGGTTTAATGATGGAGGTGAAAAACAAACTATTAAGTTACCCATAGCGCATGGGGAAGGAAGATATCATTGTGATTCTGATACTTTAAAAAAACTTCTAGATAATGAATTGATCGCTTTGAGATATAAAAATAATCCTAATGGATCCTCATTCGATATCGCAGGCATAACTAATGAAAAGGGTAATGTTCTAGGTTTAATGCCTCATCCAGAGCGAGCATGTGACGAGACAATTGGTGGGACTGATGGTCTCTTTACATTAAAATCATTAATATTGAAATAA
- the fba gene encoding class II fructose-bisphosphate aldolase (catalyzes the reversible aldol condensation of dihydroxyacetonephosphate and glyceraldehyde 3-phosphate in the Calvin cycle, glycolysis, and/or gluconeogenesis), whose protein sequence is MALVPLRLLLDHAAENGYGIPAFNVNNLEQVQAIMEAAYETDSPVILQASRGARNYAGEIFLRHLILAATETYPNIPVVMHQDHGNEPSTCYSAAINGFTSVMMDGSLEADAKTPASYEYNVAVTKKVVDFAHSVGVSVEGELGCLGSLETGKGEAEDGHGFEGELSTDMLLTDPEEAADFVAKTKVDALAIAIGTSHGAYKFTRKPTGEVLAISRIAEIHKALPNTHLVMHGSSSVPQEWLDIINKYGGEIPQTYGVPVEEIQEGIRNGVRKVNIDTDNRLAFTAAVREAAFADKANFDPRHFNKPARKYMKQVCLDRYKQFWCEGQASKIKQNSTNYFADLYAKGDLDPKVKTTV, encoded by the coding sequence ATGGCCCTTGTTCCCCTTAGACTACTTTTAGATCACGCTGCTGAAAATGGATATGGTATCCCAGCGTTTAACGTAAATAACCTTGAACAAGTTCAAGCAATTATGGAGGCTGCATATGAAACAGACAGTCCTGTAATTCTTCAAGCTTCAAGAGGTGCTAGAAATTATGCTGGAGAAATATTCCTACGTCATCTGATTCTCGCTGCAACTGAAACTTATCCTAATATTCCAGTTGTAATGCACCAAGACCATGGAAACGAGCCATCAACATGTTATTCAGCAGCAATAAATGGTTTTACATCTGTAATGATGGATGGATCCTTAGAGGCAGATGCAAAAACACCCGCGAGTTACGAATATAATGTTGCTGTCACAAAAAAAGTAGTAGATTTTGCTCATTCAGTTGGAGTTAGTGTTGAAGGAGAGTTGGGTTGCTTAGGTTCATTAGAAACAGGAAAAGGTGAAGCAGAAGATGGTCATGGATTTGAAGGTGAACTTTCTACAGATATGCTTTTGACTGATCCAGAAGAAGCGGCAGATTTTGTTGCTAAAACAAAAGTTGATGCATTAGCAATTGCTATAGGTACAAGTCATGGTGCATATAAATTTACAAGGAAGCCTACAGGAGAAGTTCTTGCAATAAGCAGAATTGCTGAAATCCATAAAGCACTTCCAAATACACATCTTGTAATGCATGGATCTAGTTCAGTACCTCAAGAATGGTTGGATATCATTAACAAATATGGTGGTGAAATCCCTCAAACATATGGAGTTCCTGTTGAAGAGATTCAAGAGGGAATAAGAAATGGAGTTAGGAAAGTCAACATTGATACCGATAACAGGCTTGCTTTCACTGCCGCGGTAAGAGAGGCAGCATTTGCTGATAAGGCAAACTTTGACCCAAGACATTTCAACAAACCTGCTAGAAAATACATGAAGCAAGTTTGTCTTGATAGATACAAGCAGTTCTGGTGTGAAGGTCAAGCAAGTAAGATTAAGCAAAACAGCACCAATTACTTTGCTGATCTTTACGCTAAAGGTGATTTAGATCCCAAAGTTAAAACTACTGTTTAA
- a CDS encoding class I fructose-bisphosphate aldolase, with translation MALNYYKNELKENAQLLASKGKGILAVDESTKTVGKRLAGIGVENTEENRKAYRGMLFTTEGLGKYISGAILFEETLYQNHQDGESMVKKLNDLGIIPGIKVDKGLNPLPGAGDVETFCSGLDGLVERAAKYYEQGARFAKWRAVLQITNDGCPSKLSIQENAWGLARYARSVQESGLVPIIEPEILMDGDHTIEKTAEVQEEVVKQVYMACQANGVFLEGTLLKPSMTVNGADCPTKADPMKVAEMTIKTMERCVPASVPGIVFLSGGLSEEAASVYLNNMNTLYRKALWNVSFSYGRALQHSCLKAWKGSDVEGGQKALIARAQANSEASTGSYVAGSQPSSDEQLFVAGYTY, from the coding sequence ATGGCTTTAAATTACTACAAAAATGAGCTTAAAGAAAATGCTCAATTACTAGCTTCTAAAGGGAAAGGGATATTAGCGGTAGATGAATCCACTAAAACAGTAGGTAAAAGACTCGCTGGAATTGGCGTTGAGAATACTGAAGAAAATAGGAAGGCATATAGAGGAATGCTCTTTACTACAGAAGGTCTTGGCAAATATATAAGTGGAGCAATCCTTTTCGAAGAAACTCTTTATCAGAATCACCAAGATGGTGAGTCAATGGTTAAGAAACTAAATGATTTAGGTATTATTCCAGGTATAAAGGTCGATAAAGGCCTAAATCCACTTCCAGGAGCAGGAGATGTAGAAACTTTTTGCTCTGGCCTAGATGGGTTAGTTGAAAGAGCTGCAAAATATTATGAACAAGGTGCAAGATTTGCAAAGTGGAGAGCAGTTCTGCAAATTACAAATGATGGTTGTCCTTCAAAACTATCAATACAAGAGAACGCCTGGGGACTAGCAAGATATGCTAGATCAGTGCAAGAATCGGGCTTGGTACCAATTATTGAACCTGAAATCTTAATGGACGGAGATCATACAATTGAGAAAACTGCAGAAGTTCAAGAAGAGGTAGTTAAGCAGGTTTACATGGCTTGTCAAGCAAATGGAGTCTTTCTAGAGGGAACACTATTAAAACCTTCCATGACGGTAAATGGAGCAGATTGTCCAACTAAGGCCGATCCTATGAAAGTTGCCGAGATGACTATAAAAACTATGGAAAGATGCGTTCCTGCTTCTGTCCCTGGGATAGTATTCTTATCAGGAGGATTAAGCGAGGAGGCTGCTTCAGTTTATTTAAATAATATGAACACCCTTTACAGGAAAGCTTTATGGAATGTTTCATTCTCATATGGAAGAGCCTTACAGCACTCATGCTTAAAGGCCTGGAAAGGAAGTGATGTAGAGGGCGGTCAAAAGGCCTTAATAGCAAGAGCTCAAGCAAACTCAGAAGCCTCTACAGGTTCCTACGTAGCAGGGTCTCAACCTTCATCAGATGAGCAATTATTTGTAGCAGGCTATACTTACTAA
- a CDS encoding Gfo/Idh/MocA family protein: protein MNSKNKKLKIAIAGLGFGKKVHLEALKESDFLTPVAIYHYETKQKSILEKETGLKFFHNWEELVKSPKIDGIIIATPPESRFKLAKQALENNKNLLLEKPVSISSSEIEELQRISLINNLSVCVDFEYRAVPLFLQTKKLINENILGDIYLVKLDWLMGSRSDPKRSWNWYSLEEKGGGVIGALGTHAFDMLNWFFGEAINVSGKLATSIKKRPLPDSSNLNDVTSEDVCLANIEISNYSSNLIPCQVSLSSISKNGRGFSLEIYGSEGSLILKSENQKDYVHGFNLKYSNNENKIQNLTADSSFNFEKTWTDGRIAPVLRIQNLWAKSIINKTPVIPGLCEGLASHKVCEAIRESSKSGLSIKI, encoded by the coding sequence ATGAATTCTAAAAATAAAAAATTAAAAATAGCAATTGCTGGATTAGGGTTTGGTAAAAAAGTTCATTTAGAGGCATTAAAAGAGTCTGATTTTTTAACTCCTGTAGCTATTTATCATTATGAGACAAAGCAAAAATCGATCCTAGAAAAAGAAACAGGATTAAAATTCTTTCATAATTGGGAAGAATTAGTTAAATCTCCAAAAATTGATGGAATTATAATTGCAACCCCTCCTGAATCAAGATTTAAATTAGCAAAACAAGCTCTTGAGAATAATAAAAATTTACTTCTAGAAAAACCCGTTTCAATATCCTCCTCAGAAATTGAAGAGCTTCAGAGAATATCTTTGATTAATAATTTAAGCGTATGTGTTGATTTTGAATATAGAGCAGTACCTCTTTTTCTTCAGACAAAAAAACTTATTAATGAAAATATCTTAGGAGATATATATTTAGTCAAATTAGATTGGTTAATGGGCAGTAGATCAGACCCCAAAAGATCCTGGAATTGGTATTCATTAGAAGAAAAAGGTGGAGGAGTTATTGGCGCCTTAGGTACTCATGCATTCGATATGTTGAATTGGTTTTTTGGGGAAGCAATAAATGTTTCTGGCAAGTTAGCAACATCAATAAAAAAAAGACCTTTACCTGATTCATCTAATTTAAATGATGTAACGAGTGAAGATGTATGTTTAGCCAATATAGAAATATCAAACTACAGCTCGAATCTTATTCCATGTCAGGTATCTTTATCATCGATTTCTAAAAATGGTAGAGGATTTAGTTTAGAAATATATGGAAGCGAAGGTTCACTTATTCTTAAAAGCGAAAACCAAAAAGATTATGTACATGGTTTTAATTTGAAATATTCAAACAACGAAAATAAAATACAAAATCTAACTGCAGATTCAAGTTTTAATTTTGAAAAAACATGGACTGATGGGAGAATAGCTCCAGTTTTGAGAATTCAAAATTTATGGGCTAAGAGTATAATTAATAAAACACCTGTAATCCCAGGCTTATGTGAGGGACTTGCTAGTCATAAAGTTTGCGAAGCCATAAGAGAATCTTCTAAAAGTGGATTAAGTATCAAAATTTAA